A portion of the Cololabis saira isolate AMF1-May2022 chromosome 17, fColSai1.1, whole genome shotgun sequence genome contains these proteins:
- the nkx2.3 gene encoding homeobox protein Nkx-2.3 — protein sequence MIPSPVLTSSTTPFSVKDILKLELQQQSQQQQQQQQLQLFSCLGLSGALSPPGVFPNKSFSSHSPPSCMLAGRDSPSPISSCLSESEERMSYLSAQDRLQAESALQTEAYDSAAQSRSAEIRLEAEHELQENKSCGELRGDCEDADSEKACSKQQRTRRKPRVLFSQAQVFELERRFKEQRYLSAPEREHLASSLKLTSTQVKIWFQNRRYKCKRQRQDKTLEMAGHHHHHHHHHHHPPPPPPRRVAVPVLVRDGRPCLAGAQNYNSPYTVAAPNPYGYNGYPPYSYNNSMYRDTYSCTYSSLPALPPSGSTANAFVNMNMGNLQPQSQAPQGSAVTPCQGTLQGIRAW from the exons ATGATTCCCAGTCCGGTCTTAACTTCGTCTACCACGCCTTTTTCTGTGAAGGACATCCTAAAACTGGAGTTGCAGCAACaatctcagcagcagcagcagcagcagcagctccagctgttcTCCTGCCTCGGTCTCTCCGGTGCGCTGTCACCGCCCGGAGTCTTCCCAAACAAGTCGTTCAGCTCTCATTCGCCGCCTTCCTGCATGCTGGCAGGGAGAGACAGCCCCAGTCCCATCAGCTCCTGCCTGTCGGAGAGCGAGGAGAGGATGTCTTATCTCAGTGCTCAGGACCGGCTGCAGGCGGAGTCCGCCCTGCAGACAGAGGCGTATGACAGCGCGGCGCAGAGCCGCTCTGCGGAGATCCGGCTGGAGGCCGAGCACGAGCTCCAGGAAAACA AGAGCTGCGGGGAGCTGCGGGGAGACTGCGAGGATGCGGACTCGGAGAAGGCCTGCAGCAAGCAGCAGCGGACCCGCAGGAAGCCCCGCGTCCTCTTCTCGCAGGCGCAGGTGTTCGAGCTGGAGCGGCGCTTCAAGGAGCAGCGCTACCTGTCCGCCCCGGAGCGAGAGCACCTGGCCAGCTCCCTGAAGCTCACCTCCACCCAGGTCAAGATCTGGTTCCAGAACAGGAGGTACAAGTGCAAGAGGCAGCGGCAGGACAAGACTCTGGAGATGGCGggtcaccatcaccaccaccaccatcaccaccaccacccgccGCCTCCCCCGCCCAGGAGGGTGGCGGTGCCGGTGCTGGTGCGGGACGGGAGGCCGTGTCTGGCCGGAGCGCAGAACTATAATTCCCCTTACACGGTCGCAGCTCCAAACCCGTACGGCTACAACGGCTACCCACCTTACAGCTACAACAACTCGATGTACAGAGACACTTATTCTTGTACTTACTCCAGTTTACCTGCTCTTCCGCCGAGCGGTTCCACTGCAAACGCTTTCGTGAACATGAACATGGGGAACCTGCAGCCGCAGAGCCAGGCTCCGCAGGGATCAGCGGTCACACCCTGCCAAGGAACTCTGCAGGGCATCCGGGCGTGGTGA
- the nkx3.3 gene encoding NK3 homeobox 3 isoform X2 — translation MTLSFSRFSIEDILTGRDARGRPGPANAERDPCFSSETLILPEKPAPCLAIVDSNPEPRVQQGGEQVDAGGEGHHHHHHRGETTSISPEERQRAPGTKKRSRAAFSHAQVHELERRFSGQRYLSGPERADLAGALKLTETQVKIWFQNRRYKTKRRRMADVGVSALGAAKTVAVKVLVRDDGQQHLAEAAPLYQQYQCWPHLHCCCQPCSGDFGSLMYTNFSYSSVRPLKSEVV, via the exons ATGACATTAAGTTTTTCGCGTTTTTCCATCGAAGACATCCTCACCGGACGGGATGCCCGCGGGAGGCCCGGCCCCGCGAATGCAGAGCGCGACCCGTGCTTCAGTTCCGAGACCCTCATCCTCCCGGAGAAACCTGCTCCTTGTTTAG CTATTGTGGACTCCAACCCAGAGCCTCGTGTACAACAGGGGGGAGAGCAGGTGGATGCAGGGGGGGAaggacaccaccaccaccaccaccgagGAGAGACGACCAGCATTTCACCGGAGGAACGCCAGCGCGCACCGGGAACCAAGAAGCGCTCCAGAGCGGCTTTCTCCCACGCGCAAGTGCACGAGCTGGAGCGCCGCTTCAGCGGCCAGAGATACCTGTCCGGGCCCGAGCGGGCCGACCTGGCGGGGGCCCTGAAGCTCACGGAGACCCAGGTCAAAATCTGGTTCCAGAACCGGAGATACAAGACGAAACGGCGGCGGATGGCGGACGTGGGGGTGAGCGCTCTGGGCGCAGCAAAGACGGTGGCGGTGAAGGTGCTGGTGAGGGACGACGGACAGCAACACCTGGCCGAGGCCGCGCCGCTGTACCAGCAGTATCAGTGCTGGCCTCACCTGCACTGCTGCTGCCAGCCCTGCAGCGGGGACTTTGGCTCTCTTATGTACACAAACTTCTCGTACAGTTCTGTACGACCTCTCAAAAGTGAAGTTGTGTAG
- the nkx3.3 gene encoding NK3 homeobox 3 isoform X1: MTLSFSRFSIEDILTGRDARGRPGPANAERDPCFSSETLILPEKPAPCLGVSSGNTRAETCKLEAEPGEAIVDSNPEPRVQQGGEQVDAGGEGHHHHHHRGETTSISPEERQRAPGTKKRSRAAFSHAQVHELERRFSGQRYLSGPERADLAGALKLTETQVKIWFQNRRYKTKRRRMADVGVSALGAAKTVAVKVLVRDDGQQHLAEAAPLYQQYQCWPHLHCCCQPCSGDFGSLMYTNFSYSSVRPLKSEVV; encoded by the exons ATGACATTAAGTTTTTCGCGTTTTTCCATCGAAGACATCCTCACCGGACGGGATGCCCGCGGGAGGCCCGGCCCCGCGAATGCAGAGCGCGACCCGTGCTTCAGTTCCGAGACCCTCATCCTCCCGGAGAAACCTGCTCCTTGTTTAGGTGTGTCTTCTGGGAACACCCGAGCCGAAACCTGCAAGCTGGAGGCTGAGCCCGGAGAAG CTATTGTGGACTCCAACCCAGAGCCTCGTGTACAACAGGGGGGAGAGCAGGTGGATGCAGGGGGGGAaggacaccaccaccaccaccaccgagGAGAGACGACCAGCATTTCACCGGAGGAACGCCAGCGCGCACCGGGAACCAAGAAGCGCTCCAGAGCGGCTTTCTCCCACGCGCAAGTGCACGAGCTGGAGCGCCGCTTCAGCGGCCAGAGATACCTGTCCGGGCCCGAGCGGGCCGACCTGGCGGGGGCCCTGAAGCTCACGGAGACCCAGGTCAAAATCTGGTTCCAGAACCGGAGATACAAGACGAAACGGCGGCGGATGGCGGACGTGGGGGTGAGCGCTCTGGGCGCAGCAAAGACGGTGGCGGTGAAGGTGCTGGTGAGGGACGACGGACAGCAACACCTGGCCGAGGCCGCGCCGCTGTACCAGCAGTATCAGTGCTGGCCTCACCTGCACTGCTGCTGCCAGCCCTGCAGCGGGGACTTTGGCTCTCTTATGTACACAAACTTCTCGTACAGTTCTGTACGACCTCTCAAAAGTGAAGTTGTGTAG